In the genome of Streptomyces pactum, one region contains:
- the hppD gene encoding 4-hydroxyphenylpyruvate dioxygenase, translating to MTETIDQAPHTARQADPFPVKGMDAVVFAVGNAKQAAHYYSTAFGMKLVAYSGPENGSRETASYVLVSGNARFVFTSVIKATTDRGRFLEEHVAAHGDGVVDLAIEVPDARAAYAYAVEHGATGLEEPYEVKDEHGTVVLAAIATYGKTRHTLVERSGYDGPYLPGFVAAAPIVAPPEKRFFQAIDHCVGNVELGKMDEWVGFYNKVMGFTNMKEFVGDDIATEYSALMSKVVADGTRKVKFPLNEPAIAKKKSQIDEYLEFYGGPGVQHIALATNDIVATVRAMRAAGVQFLDTPDSYYDTLGEWVGETRVPIDTLRELKILADRDEDGYLLQIFTKPVQDRPTVFFEMIERHGSMGFGKGNFKALFEAIEREQEKRGNL from the coding sequence ATGACTGAGACCATCGATCAGGCCCCCCACACCGCCCGGCAGGCCGACCCCTTCCCGGTGAAGGGTATGGACGCGGTCGTCTTCGCCGTCGGCAACGCCAAGCAGGCCGCCCACTACTACTCCACGGCCTTCGGCATGAAGCTGGTCGCGTACTCCGGACCGGAGAACGGCAGCCGTGAGACGGCCAGCTACGTCCTCGTCTCGGGCAACGCCCGGTTCGTGTTCACCTCCGTCATCAAGGCCACCACCGACCGCGGACGCTTCCTGGAGGAGCACGTCGCCGCGCACGGTGACGGCGTCGTCGACCTGGCCATCGAGGTGCCGGACGCGCGGGCCGCGTACGCCTACGCGGTCGAGCACGGCGCCACCGGCCTGGAGGAGCCGTACGAGGTCAAGGACGAGCACGGCACCGTGGTCCTCGCCGCCATCGCCACCTACGGCAAGACCCGGCACACCCTGGTGGAGCGCAGCGGCTACGACGGCCCCTACCTGCCCGGCTTCGTGGCCGCCGCCCCCATCGTCGCGCCGCCGGAGAAGCGTTTCTTCCAGGCCATCGACCACTGCGTGGGCAACGTCGAGCTCGGCAAGATGGACGAGTGGGTCGGCTTCTACAACAAGGTCATGGGCTTCACCAACATGAAGGAGTTCGTGGGCGACGACATCGCCACCGAGTACTCCGCGCTCATGTCCAAGGTGGTCGCCGACGGCACCCGGAAGGTGAAGTTCCCGCTCAACGAGCCGGCCATCGCCAAGAAGAAGTCGCAGATCGACGAGTACCTGGAGTTCTACGGCGGCCCCGGCGTCCAGCACATCGCGCTGGCCACCAACGACATCGTCGCCACCGTGCGGGCGATGCGCGCGGCCGGTGTGCAGTTCCTGGACACCCCCGACTCGTATTACGACACCCTCGGCGAGTGGGTCGGTGAGACCCGGGTGCCGATCGACACCCTCCGCGAGCTGAAGATCCTCGCCGACCGCGACGAGGACGGCTACCTGCTGCAGATCTTCACCAAGCCGGTGCAGGACCGGCCGACGGTCTTCTTCGAGATGATCGAGCGGCACGGCTCGATGGGCTTCGGCAAGGGCAACTTCAAGGCGCTCTTCGAGGCGATCGAGCGCGAGCAGGAGAAGCGCGGCAACCTCTGA
- a CDS encoding YeiH family protein: protein MALIGDRAGRRTLPATSPGAGGGTGTGGAGTGRGPAPGPASRARKPPREAAGLALAALGVGVAWAVHRLLPDVPMLTLAVVLGITAAHLPGVRPLVRGEARAGLSYAGKRLMRLGIVLLGLKLSLDDVLGLGWATVAMVLGVVAATFAGTWWLGRRMGLPGDQPVLIATGYAICGASAIGAVGEVRDSDERDAATSVALVTLCGTLAIAVLPLLQQPLGLDDAGFGRWVGASVHDVGQVVATAQTAGPDALTDAVLVKLMRVALLAPLVAAVAISVRARRRAVAEPADGVGAARRPPLVPLFVLGFLAMVALRSTDRLPAGVLDAAHTGQELLLAAALFGLGSAVHLPSLARTGGRVAALGLCAWLVVAGAGYGGVLLTT from the coding sequence ATGGCGCTGATCGGGGACCGGGCCGGCCGGCGCACCCTCCCCGCTACCAGCCCAGGTGCCGGCGGCGGCACCGGTACCGGCGGCGCCGGCACGGGGCGGGGCCCGGCCCCCGGCCCCGCCTCCCGGGCCCGCAAGCCGCCCCGGGAGGCGGCCGGGCTCGCGCTCGCCGCGCTCGGGGTGGGGGTGGCCTGGGCGGTCCACCGGCTGCTGCCCGACGTACCGATGCTCACCCTCGCCGTGGTGCTGGGCATCACCGCGGCCCATCTGCCCGGTGTCCGCCCGCTGGTGCGGGGCGAGGCCCGGGCCGGCCTGAGCTACGCGGGCAAGCGGCTGATGCGCCTGGGCATCGTGCTGCTCGGCCTGAAGCTCAGCCTCGACGACGTGCTGGGGCTCGGCTGGGCCACCGTGGCGATGGTCCTCGGCGTGGTGGCCGCCACCTTCGCCGGCACCTGGTGGCTGGGACGCCGGATGGGCCTGCCCGGCGATCAGCCGGTGCTGATCGCCACCGGGTACGCGATCTGCGGGGCCTCGGCCATCGGCGCGGTCGGCGAGGTGCGCGACAGCGACGAGCGGGACGCGGCGACCTCGGTGGCGCTGGTGACCCTCTGCGGCACACTCGCCATCGCGGTGCTCCCGCTGCTCCAGCAGCCGCTGGGGCTGGACGACGCGGGGTTCGGCCGCTGGGTCGGGGCGAGCGTGCACGACGTGGGCCAGGTGGTGGCCACCGCGCAGACCGCCGGACCGGACGCCCTCACCGACGCCGTGCTGGTGAAGCTGATGCGGGTGGCCCTGCTGGCCCCGCTGGTCGCGGCGGTCGCGATCTCGGTACGGGCCCGCCGCCGGGCGGTGGCGGAACCGGCCGACGGGGTCGGCGCGGCCCGGCGTCCGCCGCTGGTCCCGCTGTTCGTCCTCGGGTTCCTGGCGATGGTCGCCCTGCGCAGCACCGACCGGCTGCCGGCCGGGGTGCTGGACGCGGCGCACACCGGTCAGGAACTGCTGCTCGCCGCGGCGCTCTTCGGGCTGGGCAGCGCGGTGCACCTGCCGTCCCTGGCCCGGACCGGCGGCCGGGTGGCCGCGCTGGGGCTCTGCGCCTGGTTGGTGGTGGCCGGGGCCGGCTACGGCGGCGTACTCCTCACCACCTGA
- a CDS encoding CopG family transcriptional regulator has protein sequence MAMNLRLRDDQTDALKRRAEQEGVSMHAIVLKAVDDYLARTAQQAMVRKTAKEQTAKWAELLERLK, from the coding sequence ATGGCGATGAACCTGCGGCTCCGTGACGACCAGACCGACGCCCTCAAGCGCCGCGCCGAGCAGGAGGGGGTCAGCATGCACGCCATAGTGCTGAAGGCGGTGGACGACTACCTGGCCCGCACCGCCCAGCAGGCCATGGTGCGCAAGACGGCCAAGGAGCAGACGGCGAAGTGGGCGGAGCTGCTGGAGCGGCTCAAGTGA
- a CDS encoding Lrp/AsnC family transcriptional regulator, whose product MGIDRLDGRLIELLAEEPRIGVLEASRRLGVARGTAQARLDRLQAKGVVRGFGPDVDPAALGYPVTAFATLEIKQGQGSDVRAHLTTVPEVLELHTITGHGDMLCRLVARSNADLQRVIDLVVGFEGIMRASTAIVMENPVPLRIIPLVRQAAAQGPAAPSPEGSPEEAGPGRR is encoded by the coding sequence ATGGGAATCGACCGACTGGACGGACGGCTGATCGAACTGCTCGCGGAGGAACCCCGCATCGGCGTGCTGGAGGCGTCCCGCCGCCTCGGGGTGGCCCGGGGAACCGCGCAGGCCCGGCTGGACCGTCTCCAGGCCAAGGGGGTGGTCCGGGGCTTCGGCCCGGACGTGGACCCGGCGGCCCTCGGCTACCCGGTCACCGCGTTCGCCACCCTGGAGATCAAGCAGGGCCAGGGCTCGGACGTCCGGGCGCACCTGACCACCGTCCCGGAGGTGCTGGAGCTGCACACCATCACCGGCCACGGGGACATGCTGTGCCGGCTGGTGGCCCGCTCCAACGCGGACCTGCAACGGGTGATCGACCTGGTGGTGGGGTTCGAGGGGATCATGCGCGCCTCCACCGCGATCGTGATGGAGAACCCGGTGCCGCTGCGGATCATCCCGCTGGTGCGGCAGGCGGCGGCCCAGGGCCCGGCGGCGCCCTCGCCGGAGGGCAGTCCGGAGGAGGCCGGGCCCGGCCGGCGCTGA
- a CDS encoding DEAD/DEAH box helicase, whose amino-acid sequence MTTTASTSHHLSPAFPGRAPWGTANKLRAWQQGAMEKYIQTQPRDFLAVATPGAGKTTFALTLASWLLHHHVVQQVTVVAPTEHLKKQWAEAAARVGIKLDPEYSAGPLGRDYHGVAVTYAGVGVRPMLHRNRCEQRKTLVILDEIHHAGDSKSWGEACLEAFEPATRRLALTGTPFRSDTNPIPFVTYEEGNDGIRRSAADYTYGYGNALADGVVRPVIFMSYSGNMRWRTKAGDEIAARLGEPMTKDAISQAWRTALDPRGDWMPNVLRAADQRLTEVRKSIPDAGALVIATDQDSARAYAKLLREITGSKATVVLSDDSGASQRIEDFSHNDDRWMVAVRMVSEGVDVPRLAVGVYATTISTPLFFAQAVGRFVRSRRRGETASVFLPTIPTLLGFAGEMEAERDHVLDKPKKDGEEDPYAEEEKLLAEAEKQQDEDTGEQDMLPFEALESDAVFDRVLFDGAEFGMQAHPGSEEEQDYLGIPGLLEPDQVQLLLQKRQARQIAHSRRKPDSEADLLELPAERRPVVSHKELMELRKELNSLVGAYVHQTGKPHGVIHTELRRACGGPPSAEATPGQIRERIKKVREWATRMR is encoded by the coding sequence GTGACTACCACCGCATCGACCAGCCATCATCTGTCGCCCGCCTTCCCCGGCAGGGCCCCCTGGGGTACCGCGAACAAGCTGCGCGCCTGGCAGCAGGGCGCGATGGAGAAGTACATCCAGACCCAGCCCCGCGACTTCCTCGCGGTGGCCACCCCCGGCGCCGGTAAGACCACGTTCGCCCTCACCCTCGCCTCCTGGCTGCTGCACCACCACGTGGTCCAGCAGGTCACCGTGGTGGCGCCGACCGAGCACCTGAAGAAGCAGTGGGCGGAGGCGGCGGCCCGGGTGGGCATCAAGCTGGACCCCGAGTACAGCGCCGGCCCGCTGGGCCGCGACTACCACGGGGTCGCCGTCACCTACGCCGGTGTCGGCGTCCGCCCCATGCTCCACCGCAACCGCTGCGAGCAGCGCAAGACGCTGGTCATCCTGGACGAGATCCACCACGCCGGTGACTCCAAGTCCTGGGGCGAGGCGTGTCTGGAGGCGTTCGAACCGGCCACCCGGCGGCTCGCCCTCACCGGTACGCCGTTCCGCTCCGACACCAACCCGATCCCCTTCGTCACCTACGAGGAGGGGAACGACGGCATCCGCCGCTCGGCCGCCGACTACACCTACGGTTACGGCAACGCCCTCGCCGACGGTGTCGTCCGCCCGGTGATCTTCATGAGCTACAGCGGCAACATGCGCTGGCGCACCAAGGCCGGTGACGAGATCGCGGCGCGGCTGGGCGAGCCGATGACCAAGGACGCCATCTCCCAGGCGTGGCGCACCGCGCTCGACCCGCGCGGCGACTGGATGCCGAACGTGCTGCGCGCCGCCGACCAGCGGCTCACCGAGGTCCGCAAGTCCATCCCGGACGCCGGCGCGCTGGTCATCGCCACCGACCAGGACTCCGCCCGGGCGTACGCCAAGCTGCTCCGCGAGATCACCGGCAGCAAGGCCACCGTGGTCCTCTCCGACGACTCCGGCGCCTCGCAGCGGATCGAGGACTTCAGCCACAACGACGACCGGTGGATGGTCGCGGTCCGCATGGTGTCCGAGGGCGTGGACGTCCCCCGGCTGGCGGTGGGCGTGTACGCCACCACCATCTCCACCCCGCTGTTCTTCGCCCAGGCCGTGGGCCGCTTCGTACGGTCCCGCCGGCGCGGCGAGACCGCCTCCGTCTTCCTCCCGACGATCCCCACGCTGCTGGGGTTCGCGGGCGAGATGGAGGCCGAGCGCGACCACGTCCTGGACAAGCCGAAGAAGGACGGCGAGGAGGACCCGTACGCCGAGGAGGAGAAGCTCCTCGCCGAGGCGGAGAAGCAGCAGGACGAGGACACCGGTGAGCAGGACATGCTGCCCTTCGAGGCGCTGGAGTCCGACGCGGTCTTCGACCGGGTGCTCTTCGACGGCGCCGAGTTCGGCATGCAGGCCCACCCCGGCAGCGAGGAGGAGCAGGACTACCTCGGCATCCCCGGGCTCCTCGAACCCGACCAGGTGCAGTTGCTGCTCCAGAAGCGGCAGGCCCGGCAGATCGCGCACAGCCGCAGGAAGCCGGACTCCGAGGCCGACCTGCTGGAGCTGCCCGCCGAGCGGCGCCCGGTGGTCAGCCACAAGGAGCTGATGGAGCTGCGCAAGGAGCTGAACTCCCTGGTGGGCGCGTACGTCCACCAGACCGGCAAGCCGCACGGCGTGATCCACACCGAGTTGCGCCGGGCCTGCGGCGGACCCCCCAGCGCCGAGGCCACCCCGGGCCAGATCCGCGAACGGATCAAGAAGGTCCGGGAGTGGGCCACCCGTATGCGGTGA
- a CDS encoding S16 family serine protease has protein sequence MPAEFRVSRRAWTLAVCGVIVAALLAVAALVPLPFSIAVPGGTVNVLGNDRGKPVISISGTATRKTTGQLRMTTIVATGPDATIRLGDVLDGWFDEERAVLPRDSVYPVGDSVEEIERHNLADMRESQDDATAAALRYLNRSDDDIDVRLRLAHVGGPSAGLLFSLGIINKLDGDGRGGDLTGGRTIAGTGTIAPDGTVGPVGGVELKTLAARRDGATVFLVPKDECSEAKANRPEGLKLVPVTELKDAVSSLRALSTGKGEVPSC, from the coding sequence ATGCCCGCCGAATTCCGCGTCTCCCGCCGCGCCTGGACCCTCGCGGTCTGCGGCGTGATCGTCGCCGCGCTGCTCGCGGTCGCCGCGCTCGTCCCGCTGCCGTTCTCGATCGCCGTGCCGGGCGGCACGGTCAACGTGCTCGGGAACGACCGGGGCAAGCCGGTGATCTCCATCTCCGGGACCGCCACCCGGAAGACCACCGGCCAGCTGCGGATGACCACCATCGTGGCGACCGGGCCGGACGCCACGATCCGGCTGGGCGACGTCCTCGACGGCTGGTTCGACGAGGAGCGGGCCGTGCTGCCGCGCGACTCGGTCTACCCGGTCGGCGACAGCGTCGAGGAGATCGAGCGGCACAACCTCGCGGACATGCGCGAGTCCCAGGACGACGCGACCGCCGCCGCCCTGCGCTACCTCAACCGGTCGGACGACGACATCGACGTCCGGCTGCGGCTGGCCCACGTGGGCGGCCCCAGTGCCGGACTGCTGTTCTCCCTCGGGATCATCAACAAGCTCGACGGCGACGGCCGCGGCGGCGACCTCACCGGCGGCCGGACGATCGCCGGCACCGGCACCATCGCGCCGGACGGCACCGTCGGCCCGGTCGGCGGGGTGGAGCTGAAGACCCTGGCCGCCCGGCGGGACGGCGCCACCGTCTTCCTGGTGCCGAAGGACGAGTGCTCGGAGGCGAAGGCCAACCGTCCCGAGGGCCTGAAACTGGTACCGGTCACCGAGCTGAAGGACGCGGTGTCCTCCCTGCGGGCGCTGTCCACCGGCAAGGGCGAGGTCCCCAGCTGCTGA
- a CDS encoding FAD-binding oxidoreductase, translating into MADLIASLRAGLPAGAVLTDPDVTVSYARDMASFCAAGRPAAVVLPRTVEQVQHVMRTATELRVPVVPQGARTGLSGAANASDGCIVLSLVKMDRVLEINAVDRIAVVEPGVVNATLSRAVLEQGLYYPPDPSSWEQCTIGGNIGTASGGLCCVKYGVTAEYVLGLDVVLADGRLLSTGRRTAKGVAGYDLTRLFVGSEGSLGVVVKAVLALRPAPPEQLVLAAEFPSSAAACEAICRIMERGHAPALLELMDRTCVRAVNDLTGMGLPESTEALLLAAFDTPDPAADLAAVATVCTEAGATEVVPADDAAESEMLLKARRTTLTALEALSSATMIDDVCVPRSRLAEMIDGTAAIADKYRLTIGVVAHAGDGNTHPTVCFDAADPDESRRARESFDEIMALGLELGGTITGEHGVGVLKKEWLARELGPVALELQRGIKQVFDPLGLLNPGKVF; encoded by the coding sequence ATGGCCGACCTGATCGCATCGCTCCGCGCCGGTCTCCCCGCCGGGGCCGTCCTCACCGATCCCGACGTCACCGTCTCCTACGCCCGGGACATGGCGAGTTTCTGCGCGGCCGGCCGGCCCGCCGCCGTGGTGCTGCCGCGCACCGTCGAACAGGTCCAGCACGTCATGCGGACCGCGACCGAGCTGCGCGTCCCGGTGGTCCCGCAGGGCGCGCGCACCGGGCTGTCCGGCGCCGCCAACGCCTCCGACGGCTGCATCGTGCTGTCGCTGGTGAAGATGGACCGGGTGCTGGAGATCAACGCGGTGGACCGGATCGCGGTGGTGGAGCCGGGCGTCGTCAACGCCACGCTCTCCCGGGCGGTGCTGGAGCAGGGCCTGTACTACCCGCCGGACCCGTCCAGCTGGGAGCAGTGCACCATCGGCGGCAACATCGGCACCGCCTCCGGGGGGCTGTGCTGCGTGAAGTACGGCGTCACCGCGGAGTACGTCCTGGGGCTGGACGTGGTGCTCGCCGACGGACGGCTGCTGAGCACCGGCCGCCGGACCGCCAAGGGGGTCGCCGGTTACGACCTCACCCGGCTCTTCGTCGGTTCCGAGGGCAGCCTCGGCGTGGTGGTGAAGGCCGTGCTGGCGCTGCGGCCCGCACCCCCCGAACAGCTGGTGCTCGCCGCCGAGTTCCCGTCCTCGGCCGCCGCCTGCGAGGCGATCTGCCGCATCATGGAGCGCGGCCACGCGCCCGCCCTGCTGGAGCTGATGGACCGCACCTGCGTGCGGGCCGTCAACGACCTGACCGGGATGGGGCTGCCGGAGTCCACCGAGGCGCTGCTGCTCGCCGCCTTCGACACCCCCGACCCGGCCGCCGACCTGGCCGCCGTGGCCACCGTGTGCACCGAGGCAGGCGCCACCGAGGTGGTCCCGGCCGACGACGCCGCCGAGTCCGAGATGCTGCTCAAGGCGCGCCGGACGACCCTCACCGCGCTGGAGGCCCTCTCCTCCGCGACGATGATCGACGACGTGTGCGTACCGCGCTCCCGGCTCGCCGAGATGATCGACGGCACCGCGGCCATCGCCGACAAGTACCGGCTGACCATCGGGGTCGTCGCGCACGCCGGGGACGGCAACACCCACCCCACGGTCTGCTTCGACGCCGCCGACCCGGACGAGTCCCGCCGGGCCCGCGAGTCGTTCGACGAGATCATGGCCCTGGGGCTGGAGCTGGGCGGCACCATCACCGGGGAGCACGGGGTGGGGGTGCTGAAGAAGGAGTGGCTGGCCCGGGAGCTGGGCCCGGTCGCCCTGGAGCTGCAACGCGGCATCAAGCAGGTCTTCGACCCGCTGGGCCTGCTCAACCCGGGCAAGGTGTTCTGA
- a CDS encoding MFS transporter — protein sequence MTALDPLDADPADATGPRARLVTATEPSARPEPLETPDTPDADDAAGETVLGRRFRALTLGIISVVSLIAFEASAVNTAMPVAAHALDGVELYAYAFSAYFTASLFAMTLSGEWCDRKGPLAPLFAGIATFGAGLVLSGSAQQMWAFVAGRGVQGIGGGLVIVALYVVVGRAYPERLRPAVLAAFSAAWVLPVIVGPLAAGTVTEHLSWRWVFLAIPVLVLLPLSVMLPALRKLPAGDRTPAMNRGRILLALAVAAGAGLLQYAAQDIGWLSLVPAALGLALLVPCILRLLPRGTFRAARGLPSVVLLRGVAAGAFLGAESFVPLMLVTERGLSATLAGLSLTGGGLTWALGSFTQSRPRLEPYRERLMGAGMLLIAASIAMLPLALLDGVPAWIVAVAWIIGGYGMGLAISSGSVLLLKLSRPEDAGTNSASLQVSDALGNITLVGLSGVLFVAFGGGSVSHGTEDVLEAGNAGGHPAAFTAVFLAMTAAALVGAFVTTRLRPARAQQSVVPD from the coding sequence ATGACCGCTCTCGACCCCCTCGACGCCGACCCCGCGGACGCCACCGGGCCCCGTGCCCGGCTGGTGACCGCCACCGAGCCCTCCGCGCGCCCGGAGCCCCTGGAGACCCCGGACACCCCGGACGCCGACGACGCCGCGGGCGAGACCGTCCTCGGCCGCCGCTTCCGCGCGCTGACCCTGGGCATCATCTCCGTCGTCTCCCTGATCGCCTTCGAGGCGAGCGCCGTCAACACCGCCATGCCGGTGGCCGCCCATGCCCTGGACGGGGTGGAGCTGTACGCGTACGCGTTCTCCGCCTACTTCACCGCCAGCCTGTTCGCGATGACGCTCTCCGGCGAGTGGTGCGACCGCAAGGGCCCGCTCGCGCCGCTGTTCGCCGGCATCGCCACGTTCGGCGCCGGCCTGGTGCTCTCCGGCTCCGCGCAGCAGATGTGGGCCTTCGTGGCCGGCCGCGGGGTGCAGGGCATCGGCGGCGGGCTGGTCATCGTCGCGCTGTACGTGGTCGTGGGCCGCGCGTACCCGGAGCGGCTGCGGCCCGCCGTGCTCGCCGCGTTCTCCGCAGCCTGGGTGCTGCCGGTCATCGTCGGCCCGCTGGCCGCCGGCACCGTCACCGAGCACCTGAGCTGGCGCTGGGTCTTCCTCGCGATACCGGTGCTGGTACTGCTGCCGCTCTCGGTGATGCTGCCCGCGCTCCGGAAGCTGCCGGCCGGTGACCGCACCCCGGCCATGAACCGCGGCCGGATCCTCCTCGCGCTCGCGGTCGCCGCGGGCGCCGGGCTGCTCCAGTACGCCGCCCAGGACATCGGCTGGCTCTCCCTGGTCCCGGCCGCCCTCGGCCTGGCGCTGCTGGTGCCGTGCATCCTGCGGCTGCTGCCCCGGGGCACCTTCCGGGCCGCCCGGGGGCTGCCCTCGGTCGTCCTGCTGCGCGGCGTCGCGGCCGGCGCGTTCCTCGGCGCGGAGAGCTTCGTCCCGCTGATGCTCGTCACCGAACGGGGACTGTCCGCCACCCTGGCCGGCCTCTCCCTCACCGGCGGCGGCCTGACCTGGGCACTCGGCTCGTTCACCCAGAGCCGGCCCAGGCTGGAGCCGTACCGGGAGCGGCTGATGGGCGCCGGCATGCTGCTGATCGCGGCCTCCATCGCGATGCTCCCGCTGGCGCTGCTGGACGGCGTGCCGGCGTGGATCGTCGCCGTCGCCTGGATCATCGGCGGCTACGGCATGGGGCTGGCCATCTCCAGCGGCAGCGTGCTGCTGCTCAAGCTCTCCCGGCCGGAGGACGCCGGTACCAACTCCGCGTCCCTCCAGGTCTCCGACGCACTGGGCAACATCACCCTGGTCGGGCTGAGCGGCGTGCTCTTCGTCGCCTTCGGCGGCGGCTCGGTGTCGCACGGCACCGAGGACGTCCTGGAGGCGGGCAACGCGGGCGGGCACCCGGCCGCCTTCACCGCGGTCTTCCTGGCGATGACGGCGGCGGCCCTGGTGGGGGCATTCGTGACGACCCGGCTGCGGCCGGCGAGGGCGCAGCAGTCCGTGGTACCAGACTGA
- a CDS encoding type II toxin-antitoxin system death-on-curing family toxin, with protein sequence MTFVYLTSEDGLTIAGIACSDMEVVVRDAGLLESAVHRPAAAMFGQEAYSDLLDKAAALLQSLAINHPFFDGNKRTAWISCVSFLAMNGVQLRPDIDAAERLVIAVATGAMAEVKEISDGLRALVDPGDVS encoded by the coding sequence GTGACCTTCGTCTATCTGACCTCCGAAGACGGCCTGACCATCGCCGGGATCGCCTGTTCGGACATGGAGGTGGTGGTCCGCGACGCCGGACTGCTGGAGTCCGCCGTCCACCGCCCCGCAGCGGCGATGTTCGGCCAGGAGGCGTACTCGGACCTGCTGGACAAAGCCGCGGCGCTGCTGCAGTCCCTCGCGATCAACCACCCGTTCTTCGACGGGAACAAGCGCACCGCCTGGATCTCGTGCGTCTCCTTCCTCGCGATGAACGGTGTCCAGCTCCGGCCCGACATCGACGCGGCGGAGCGACTGGTGATCGCCGTCGCGACCGGGGCGATGGCCGAGGTCAAGGAGATCTCCGACGGACTGCGCGCCCTGGTGGACCCCGGCGATGTGAGCTGA
- a CDS encoding IclR family transcriptional regulator: MTAETSQTLDRGLRVLKLLADTDHGLTVTELSNKLGVNRTVVYRLLATLEQHALVRRDIGGRARVGLGVLQLGRQVHPLVREAALPALRSLAEDIGATAHLTLVDGTEALAVAVVEPTWTDYHVAYRAGFRHPLDRGAAGRAILAARSGSADYILTHGELEAGASGAAAPLLGVTGIEGSVGVVMLSDSVPERVGPRVLDAAREVADALR, from the coding sequence GTGACCGCGGAGACCTCCCAGACGCTCGACCGAGGGCTGCGCGTCCTCAAGCTGCTGGCCGACACCGACCACGGGCTGACCGTCACCGAGCTGTCCAACAAGCTCGGCGTCAACCGCACCGTGGTGTACCGCCTGCTGGCCACGCTGGAACAGCACGCGCTGGTCCGCCGGGACATCGGCGGACGTGCCCGGGTCGGGCTCGGGGTACTGCAACTGGGCCGTCAGGTCCATCCGTTGGTGCGGGAGGCGGCGCTCCCCGCGCTGCGCTCGCTCGCCGAGGACATCGGGGCGACCGCACACCTGACCCTGGTGGACGGCACCGAGGCCCTCGCGGTCGCGGTCGTCGAGCCCACCTGGACCGACTACCACGTGGCCTACCGGGCCGGATTCCGCCACCCGCTGGACCGGGGAGCCGCGGGCCGGGCGATTCTCGCCGCCCGTTCCGGCAGCGCCGACTACATCCTCACCCACGGCGAGCTGGAGGCCGGGGCGAGCGGCGCCGCCGCCCCGCTGCTCGGGGTCACCGGGATAGAGGGCAGCGTCGGCGTGGTGATGCTCTCCGACTCGGTGCCGGAGCGGGTGGGGCCCCGGGTGCTGGACGCGGCCCGCGAGGTCGCGGACGCCCTGCGCTGA